The genomic region GTCCGGCCGAAGCTGCGCGAGCAGGTCGCGCACCTGCTCCGTCGTGCCGACCGGGGAAGTGGATTCGAGGATCACCGTGTCGCCCGGCTTGAGCACCGTCGCGATCGTCGTCGCGGCTTTCAGCACATAACCGATGTCGGGCGCATGGCCCGCCGCGAACGGCGTGGGCACGGCGATGACGAACACGTCGGCCGGCTCGATCTCCAGCGAGGCGCGCAGGTTGCCGCGCGCGACGACGCCGGAGACGAGGCCGTCGAGATCGACCTCCTCGATATGCACATGCCCCGAATTGACCGTCTCGATCACCGAAGGTGTCACGTCGATCCCGACCACCTTCGCGCCGGTCCGCGCGATCACGGCGGCGGTCGGCAGGCCGATATAGCCAAGCCCGAGGACCGCGACCTTCAGCTCGTTATCCGGCACCATCGGCAATCACCCCTGCGATCCTTTCCGCCGCATGGCCGTCGCCGAAGGGATTGTGGGCGCGGGCCATTTCGGACCAGGCCGCCTTGTCGTCGATAAGGGTGAAGACTTCGGAAACGATGCGCGCGCGATCGGTGCCGACCAGCCTGGCGGTGCCGGCGGCGACGCCCTCCGGCCGCTCGGTGGTGTCGCGCATCACCAGCACCGGCTTGCCCATCGCGGGCGCTTCCTCCTGCACCCCGCCCGAATCGGTGAGCGCGAGGTGGCACAGGCGCAGCGCGCGGATGAAATGCGGATAATCGAGCGGCGCGATCCGCGCGATATTCGGCCGATCGCCGAGGATCGCGTCCATCACCGCGCCGACATTGGGATTGGGGTGCACCGGGAAGATCACCGCGACATCCTCGCGCGCGGCGATATCGGCGATGGCATGGGCGATATTCTCCATCCCGCCGCCGAAATTCTCGCGGCGGTGCGTGGTGACGAGGACGATCCTTTTCCCCGCGAAACGCGCCGCGATATCGTCCAGCCCGGCGGCGAGCGCGGGATCGGCGTCGATCCGCGCGCTCGTCCAGTGCAATGCGTCGATCACCGTATTGCCGGTGACATGCACGCCGGCGCGGATATTCTCGCGCGCCAGCGCCTCGGCGGCGGTGTCGGTCGGCGCGAAATGCAGGTCGGCGATCGGGGCGACGATGCGGCGGTTCACCTCCTCCGGCCACGGGTGATAGATGTTGCCGGAACGCAGCCCGGCCTCGACATGCGCGACCGGGATCTTGCGGTAATAGGCCGCCAGCGCGCCGGCCATCGCGGTGGCCGTGTCGCCCTGCACGATCACGCGGTCGGGCCGCTCGCGGTCCATCGTCTCGCCCAACCCGGTGAGCAATCGCGCGGTCAGCCGGTCGAGCGTCTGCCCCGGCTCCATCAGGTCGAGGTCGATGTTCGGCGTCAGCCCGGCGATCGCCAGCACCTGATCGAGCAGCCCGCGATGCTGCGCCGTGACGCAGACGCGCGGGGTGACGCCCGGCCGCCCCGCCAGCGCCCGCACCACCGGGAACAGCTTGATGGCCTCCGGCCGCGTGCCGAAAATGAGCAGGATCTTCATGGCTTCCCGCTCTATTCGTCGTGACTTAACGACGCGCTAACCGTTTCGGGCCAAGGAAGCGAATTGTCGCGCCGCGCGTCGCCGGATAAGGCGCGGAACGTCGCAACAGGGACGAGTGCATGTCGATCAAGCCGCTTCGCAAGGCCGTTTTCCCCGTCGCCGGGCTGGGTACCCGCTTCCTTCCCGCCACCAAGGCGATGCCGAAGGAGATGCTCACCGTCGTCGACAAGCCGCTGATCCAATATGCGGTGGAGGAGGCGATCGAGGCCGGGATCGAGCAGATCATCTTCGTCACCGGGCGCGGCAAGTCGGCGCTCGAGGACCATTTCGACATCTCCTATGAACTGGAGGCGACGCTCAAGGATCGCGGCAAGAGCCTCGCGGCGATCGAGGGCATCCGGCAGAAGCCAGGCTCGCCGGTCTATGTGCGGCAGCAGGAGCCGCTCGGGCTGGGCCATGCGGTGTGGTGCGCGCGCGAGATCGTCGGCGACGAGCCGTTCGCGGTGCTGCTGCCCGACGAGTTGATGGTCGGCACGCCGGGGCTGCTCGCGCAGATGTGCGAGGTCTATCAGCGCACCGGCGGCAATGTGATCGGCGCGCTGGAAATCGCGGCGGAGCAGACCGACAAATACGGCATCATCTCCCCCGGCGCGGTCGACGGCCGCGTGGTCGAGGTGGCGGCGCTGGTCGAGAAGCCGGCGCTCGGCACCGCGCCCTCCAACCTGATGATCCCCGGCCGCTACATCCTCCAGCCCGAGGTGATGCGGATCCTCGACAATCCGGTGCGGGGCGCCGGCGGCGAAATCCAGCTTACCGATGCGATGGCGCAACTGATCGGCAGGCAGCCGTTCAATGGCGTGATGTTCGACGGGCAGCGCTACGATTGCGGCGACAAGGCCGGCTATATCCGCGCCAATCTCGCGCTGGCGCTGGCGCGGGAGGATATCGGCCCCGCCGTCCGCGATTTCGCGCGGCAACTCATCGCATGACGATCCTCGTCACCGGCGTCGCCGGGTTCATCGGCCACGCCGTCGCGGCGGCGCTGGCCGGGCGGGGCGAGCGGGTGGTCGGGATCGACAATCTCAACGATTATTACGATCCGGCGCTGAAGCGCGCGCGGCTGGCCGATCTGGCCGCCCGGTTCGGCGGGGCGGTGGAGTTCGTCGAGGCCGATATCGCCGACGAACATGCCCTCGACGCGGCGGTGGCGGGGCGCGGCGTCGACCGCATCGTCCATCTCGCGGCGCAGGCGGGGGTGCGTTACTCGCTGGAGAATCCGCGCGCTTATGTCCGCTCCAATCTGGCCGGGCATGTCAATGTGCTGGAACTGGCGCGGGGGCTGGGCGCGCGGCATCTCGTCTATGCCTCGTCCTCGTCGGTCTATGGCGGCAATGCGAAGCTGCCGTTCAGCGTGGAGGATCGCGTCGATCGGCCGGTGTCGCTCTATGCCGCGACCAAGCGGTCGGACGAGATGCTGAGCGAAAGCTACGCGCACCTGTTCCGCATCCCCCAGACCGGGCTGCGCTTCTTCACCGTCTATGGCCCGTGGGGGCGGCCGGACATGGCGGTGTGGCTGTTCACCTCGGCGATCCTGGAGGGGCGGCCGATCAAGGTGTTCAACAACGGCGCGATGCGGCGCGACTTCACCTATATCGACGATATCGTCGCCGGCGTCCTCGCGGCGCTCGACCGGCCGCCCGCCGACGACGGGGCGGAGAAGCCGGGTGGCAGCATCACGCCACACGCCC from Sphingomonas sp. CL5.1 harbors:
- the wecB gene encoding non-hydrolyzing UDP-N-acetylglucosamine 2-epimerase; protein product: MKILLIFGTRPEAIKLFPVVRALAGRPGVTPRVCVTAQHRGLLDQVLAIAGLTPNIDLDLMEPGQTLDRLTARLLTGLGETMDRERPDRVIVQGDTATAMAGALAAYYRKIPVAHVEAGLRSGNIYHPWPEEVNRRIVAPIADLHFAPTDTAAEALARENIRAGVHVTGNTVIDALHWTSARIDADPALAAGLDDIAARFAGKRIVLVTTHRRENFGGGMENIAHAIADIAAREDVAVIFPVHPNPNVGAVMDAILGDRPNIARIAPLDYPHFIRALRLCHLALTDSGGVQEEAPAMGKPVLVMRDTTERPEGVAAGTARLVGTDRARIVSEVFTLIDDKAAWSEMARAHNPFGDGHAAERIAGVIADGAG
- the galU gene encoding UTP--glucose-1-phosphate uridylyltransferase GalU, translating into MSIKPLRKAVFPVAGLGTRFLPATKAMPKEMLTVVDKPLIQYAVEEAIEAGIEQIIFVTGRGKSALEDHFDISYELEATLKDRGKSLAAIEGIRQKPGSPVYVRQQEPLGLGHAVWCAREIVGDEPFAVLLPDELMVGTPGLLAQMCEVYQRTGGNVIGALEIAAEQTDKYGIISPGAVDGRVVEVAALVEKPALGTAPSNLMIPGRYILQPEVMRILDNPVRGAGGEIQLTDAMAQLIGRQPFNGVMFDGQRYDCGDKAGYIRANLALALAREDIGPAVRDFARQLIA
- a CDS encoding SDR family NAD(P)-dependent oxidoreductase, whose amino-acid sequence is MTILVTGVAGFIGHAVAAALAGRGERVVGIDNLNDYYDPALKRARLADLAARFGGAVEFVEADIADEHALDAAVAGRGVDRIVHLAAQAGVRYSLENPRAYVRSNLAGHVNVLELARGLGARHLVYASSSSVYGGNAKLPFSVEDRVDRPVSLYAATKRSDEMLSESYAHLFRIPQTGLRFFTVYGPWGRPDMAVWLFTSAILEGRPIKVFNNGAMRRDFTYIDDIVAGVLAALDRPPADDGAEKPGGSITPHARYNLGNSRAEELSHLIAAIEAACGREAVREMLPMQPGDVSATYADIAVSTRDLDFSPATSIEQGVGRFVDWYRAHHGI